The genome window TTCGATGCAACTGCTCAGAAGAAAGCTCGCTTAGGGCAATGATCGCGGAGATGAAGTTTTTGCTTGATCTAGCATCACCCTTTGAGGCGAGAATCCCCGTCCTTCTAGGGCGGAGAGTGTCAATGACAAAATTGCCATGGACAGAGTACTAGGTTTTGTTGACACAAGACGATAGAGCAACTGTTTTTGGTCGTCGTGCAAGGGCTTCCGTAATTTTCTTCAAGTCAACATATGGCAGAAGTTTTAGAGAGAAGCATCAACAGAACCTAAGATTTTATCCCAAAATGTAAAACCACAAAGTTAATACCTTGAAAGGGCTGGTCCTACTTTCCTATTGTGCTGTAAACTGCTCTTGTTCCGCGCCACACTTTGGACAAACCCAATCTTCGGGCAAGTCTTCAAAGGGGGTTCCTGGTTCAATGCCGTTTTCAGGGTCCCCTTGCTCGGGATCGTAGACATATCCACAAACGGAACATTCATACTTCTGCATGGTTTGCGTTGGCATTAGATTCTCCTCTAGTTGGGGCAATTTATTAATACCAATCTATAAAGTTTTGAGTGACCGATGAATCGGTCCGTAGTTAGATCAAGCTGCGTTACCAGAGTTTTGGCTCAATTTTGCTTAGCATCAACTCTTCATCAAAGTCAAAGATTACGCCTTCCGTTTTCCGAAGGCGTAATCTTTGACCGTTGGTCAGCGGTACACCGGACTTTGAGTCCAGTGCGGGGTTCACAAGCGCCGGAACTTGGTTCCGGCGACCCCTTGCTTGCGCTGACCGCCCAGCTGCGGTCATTTCAATCCTCTTAAAGCCGGTTTCAGAGGACCAGTTATTCTACCAAAATCGATGAGATGAGCTAACGGACAAATTTTGGCATCACTTCTGCTGCTGTCATAACGCCATACCAACCCCGACGGTGAAACTGGGTTCCTGCTTTGAGATAGCCAAAGGCAGTCCCACAGACATTGGCTGCCATGCTGGTTTCATCACCGAGAGTAAAGGTGTGAGTAGAAATTTTTCCTTCAAATGTGCGTCCGGTGATTTGAACATTAGTACTGATCGGTTTCTCGGCATGACGAGTATCCACAACCCCCCCAACTGAAACGCGATCGCGCGGACAAATTCCCGCTAATTCAAGCATTAAGTCGTCTGCATGTTCCATATTTTCGAGCTTCAAAATGCCATCGGTTTCCGCTAACAGCGCAGCCACTTCTTCATCCGTCATCGCTTTTGCTTGTTCTACCGTATAACCGGGCAAATGAGCAATATCTTCACGAATGGTTGCTCGATAAGCTTCCCAGTTAGCAATGCCGACACCAAAGGTAATATTCACTGCATGAATCTCCGCATAACTTTGCGCTGCCACTGTTGCCGCTGCAGTCAGTAAGCCAGGAGTCGCCCCACAGCCTGTTAAATAGGTAATTCCTGCTGCTTCTAATTCGTTTTGCATCCC of Cyanobacteria bacterium GSL.Bin1 contains these proteins:
- a CDS encoding rubredoxin — its product is MQKYECSVCGYVYDPEQGDPENGIEPGTPFEDLPEDWVCPKCGAEQEQFTAQ
- a CDS encoding saccharopine dehydrogenase-like oxidoreductase; translated protein: MNSKQQMQPINVGILGFGGLGQAAAHLLQPKQEMQWVAVADQKGYAYQSQGLDLPRCLESYRHQGSVGHLDSMGTLSTTSIRDLIQQYPVDAYFLALPNLPNTFMASVVREFINVGWQGVLVDALKRTSAMEELLGMQNELEAAGITYLTGCGATPGLLTAAATVAAQSYAEIHAVNITFGVGIANWEAYRATIREDIAHLPGYTVEQAKAMTDEEVAALLAETDGILKLENMEHADDLMLELAGICPRDRVSVGGVVDTRHAEKPISTNVQITGRTFEGKISTHTFTLGDETSMAANVCGTAFGYLKAGTQFHRRGWYGVMTAAEVMPKFVR